One window from the genome of Cottoperca gobio chromosome 15, fCotGob3.1, whole genome shotgun sequence encodes:
- the LOC115020173 gene encoding SLC35A4 upstream open reading frame protein-like has product MANDKGPLGQLKDLVELKDQLEDIQRRMEDEIQAGVPPGGSLLASPFLKGFLAGYIVARLRSSALLGVAVGTCTGIYAAQSYAVPNIENTVKDYIRNLKGGSK; this is encoded by the exons ATGGCAAATGACAAG ggtcCTCTGGGCCAGCTCAAGGACCTGGTGGAGCTGAAGGATCAGCTGGAAGACATTCAGAGACGGATGGAGGATGAAATACAGGCTGGGGTTCCTCCA GGAGGCAGTCTGCTGGCTTCGCCTTTCCTGAAGGGTTTTCTGGCCGGGTACATTGTTGCAAGGCTACGCTCTTCAGCATTGCTGGGTGTTGCTGTAGGGACGTGCACAGGTATCTATGCAGCACAAAGTTATGCTGTTCCTAACATTGAAAACACTGTCAAGGACTACATTCGCAACCTAAAAGGAGGAAGCAAATGA
- the srbd1 gene encoding LOW QUALITY PROTEIN: S1 RNA-binding domain-containing protein 1 (The sequence of the model RefSeq protein was modified relative to this genomic sequence to represent the inferred CDS: inserted 2 bases in 1 codon), with amino-acid sequence MMRRLRTTTVKVVEKNEYTDSDLDLSITQPVSSDEDCDEWRPSEPKLKAPTKTAGAPSTAGEKKAAVKRTAKPKEPKAPKQPKAPKAPKVPKVPKPRAPRKTVAVRKTQVPKVGKDCSATALAGTKRKNIDEGRKDDKAGEDKGETQTDCPEGARAEESGPSIRMKSERVSFVVSEAPQADLWAGEGSSLAGLKPKKEEVEXDFTFDEPCQKKQKTSGACRGQPTALPSSEAHALRNELNMCWDLIELSSTLTCVEQWVCVNIIGLLREENTVPFMVRYRKDMINHMDADAVRDVQMVYEELCALAKKTQSVIQTLKKDEVLTVELEKNLRSCRSADELDHVYSPYKKGSKLTKARRAKALGLEPAAAALMDTPHTLDLKAWVKPGAEGLSSVEEVSTGIEHILADMISKDPETLTYVKTLCEKSFVTIQSSVSKSALKEKEQEKSVQGHKKTGTQFNKNKDIDKFHLYVDYTANIQRIQPHQTLAINRGESLKILTVKVNIPDRVKSDFTWWCVNNRWRPRTLAREELGAIIRNAVEDSYKRLILPFLTRSYRTKLTSAAEKESIAMFVRNLRQRLLVCPVRGSVIMGVDPGFRHGCKLAVLSPTSQILHTDVVYLHNSGQQKEADKLRHLMMKYSCAKVVIGNGTACRETESVFADLILRRCFHPMDVSYCITNEAGASIYSVSPEAVKEMPEMDPNLRSAVSIGRRVQDPLAELVKIDPKHIGIGTYQILNAALAVLKNT; translated from the exons ATGATGCGAAGACTGCGAACAACAACTGTCAAAGTTGTTGAGAAGAATGAATACACAGACTCCGACTTAGACTT GTCCATTACCCAGCCAGTGAGTAGTGATGAGGATTGTGATGAATGGAGGCCATCAGAGCCAAAGCTAAAAGCCCCGACTAAAACAGCTGGAGCCCCCTCAACGGCCGGGGAGAAGAAAGCAGCTGTCAAGAGAACTGCAAAACCAAAGGAGCCAAAAGCACCCAAACAACCTAAAGCTCCTAAAGCTCCTAAAGTGCCTAAAGTTCCTAAGCCAAGAGCACCACGCAAAACTGTAGCAGTGCGAAAAACACAGGTCCCTAAAGTTGGGAAGGATTGCAGTGCAACTGCGTTGGCTGgaacaaagaggaaaaatattGATGAAGGCAGAAAAGATGATAAAGCTGGAGAGGACaaaggagaaacacaaacagactgtCCAGAGGGAGCGAGGGCTGAAGAGAGTGGGCCTAGTATCAGAATGAAGTCTGAG aGGGTATCATTTGTCGTGTCAGAAGCCCCTCAGGCAGACTTATGGGCAGGCGAGGGGTCATCACTAGCTGGgctaaaaccaaaaaaagaggaagtgga GGATTTCACGTTTGATGAGCCGTGTCAAAAGAAACAGAAGACCAGTGGTGCCTGCCGGGGACAACCAACGGCTCTACCATCATCAGAAGCACACGCTCTGAGGAATGAACTCAATATGTGCTGGGACTTAATAGAG CTGTCGTCCACCCTGACATGTGTGGAGCAATGGGTGTGTGTGAATATCATTGGACTGCTTCGTGAGGAGAACACAGTGCCGTTCATGGTGCGTTACCGCAAAGACATGATTAACCACATGGATGCTGATGCCGTCCGAGACGTCCAGATGGTATATGAAGAGTTATG CGCTCTAGCCAAGAAGACCCAGTCTGTGATCCAAACCCTGAAGAAGGATGAGGTTTTGACAGTTGAGCTGGAAAAAAACCTGAGGAGCTGCCGATCAGCTGATGAACTGGATCATGTG TATTCTCCCTATAAGAAAGGCAGTAAGCTGACGAAGGCTCGCAGGGCCAAAGCACTTGGCCTTGAGCCAGCTGCCGCTGCTCTCATGGACACACCGCACACTCTGGATTTAAAGGCATGGGTAAAACCTGGAGCTGAAG gtCTGTCATCGGTGGAAGAAGTGTCTACAGGTATCGAGCATATCTTGGCAGATATGATCTCCAAAGACCCAGAGACACTCACTTACGTGAAAACATT GTGTGAGAAAAGCTTTGTGACCATCCAGTCCTCTGTGTCCAAGTCGGCACTAAAGGAAAAAGAGCAGGAGAAGTCTGTCCAAGGCCACAAAAAAACAGGGACCCAGTTTAACAAAAACAAGGACATTGACAAGTTCCACCTTTACGTTGACTACACCGCCAACATCCAACGTATCCAGCCCCATCAG ACCCTGGCTATTAACCGAGGGGAGAGTCTGAAGATTTTGACAGTGAAGGTGAACATTCCCGACAGGGTGAAGAGTGACTTCACTTGGTGGTGCGTCAACAACAG GTGGAGGCCGAGGACATTAGCAAGAGAAGAGCTTGGTGCAATCATCAGGAATGCAGTAGAGGACTCTTATAAAAGGCTCATTCTGCCTTTCCTCACTAGAAGTTACAG GACTAAGCTGACAAGTGCAGCAGAGAAGGAGTCAATCGCCATGTTTGTGCGGAACCTCCGGCAGCGCCTGTTGGTGTGTCCAGTCAGGGGCTCTGTCATCATGGGGGTGGATCCTGGCTTTCGACATGGCTGTAAGCTGGCAGTTCTCTCCCCCACTA GTCAGATTCTCCACACTGATGTTGTGTACCTGCATAATTCAGGCCAGCAAAAAGAAGCAGACAAACTGCGCCACCTTATGATGAAATACAG CTGTGCCAAGGTTGTCATTGGCAATGGGACAGCGTGTCGTGAGACTGAGTCCGTCTTTGCTGACCTCATCTTGAGGCGCTGCTTTCACCCCATGGACGTGTCTTACTG